Sequence from the Solea senegalensis isolate Sse05_10M linkage group LG1, IFAPA_SoseM_1, whole genome shotgun sequence genome:
cctcctgatctcactactctaccaaccacacattcagctccttctctatcctctttcaccCCTCTATCTCATGaccaagttctttccctaataacctctgcccaccccacctcctgcccccttgaccctatcccctctcaccttcttcagtcaattgcttctgatcttcttcttttcctcacccacctcattaacacatctctatcatctggctgctttccggactctcttaaagaggccagagtgacccccctccttaaaaaacccacccttgacccgtctgaagtaaataactacagacctgtctctctacTTCCTTTtatctccaaaactctggagtgtgctatctttaatcaactctcctcctaccttcaccggaacaaccttcttgatcctcttcagtctggttttaaagcaggtcactcgaccgaaactgcacttcttgctgtcactgagcaactccacactgccagggctgcctctctctcctctgtgctcatcctcttggacctttctgcagcgtttgacacagttaaccaccagatccttacttcctctcttcaagaactaggtttctcaggctctgcacttaccctactctcgtcctatcttcaaaaccgaacatacagagtaacctggagaggatctgtgtcgaaaccctgtcctctagctactggggtccctcatggttctgtcttgggccctctcctcttctctctatacaccaactgtcttggttctgttattctctctcatggtttttcctatcacagctacgccgttgacacccaactcattctctcttttccccgcTCCGACACACAAGTAGCAGAACAGATCTctgcttgtctgaccgacatctctcagtggatgtctgaccatcacctgaaactcaatctcgacaagaccgagtttctttttctctcaggaaagggctctcccaccacagacctgaccatcaccctcaacaactctgtggtaactccttctcataccgcaggAACCTGGGTGtaacacttgatgaccatctctccttcactgccaacattgctgcaacagctagatcttgcagatacatgttgcacaacatcagaaggatatggcctcttctaacccagaaggtggcacaggttctggtccaggctcttgtcatctcatgcttggactactgcaactccctcctggctggtctctctgcatgtgccatacgacctctgcaactcatccagaatgcagcagctcgactggtcttcaacttaccagaattctcccacactacaccgctcctccgctcccttcactggcttcctgtagctgctcgcatccgcttccaGACTCTAGTGCGtgcattccatgctacaaacggatccggtccagccttcatccaggacatgatcataacctacaccccagcccgcccactccgctctgcatcggcaaactgGCTcactgccccctcactgagaggatcgcagactgagactgttcactgtcctagctcccaaatggtggaacaagctccccatcaacagccggacagcggaaagcctccacatcttccgccgccaaCACATttctctacctcgactaagaaaaaaaaaacttgcttatacatcgcagttatgactagcacttcatagtttggcttacttgaaactcttacttacttcttgctcttatttgtacccaaatctttaaatgcacttattgtaagccactttggataaaagcgtctgctaaatgacatgtaatgtaatgtaatgtaattgtgaggtttttgttgtttataaaCAAACCAGATGATGCTGCAAAGaaccctggaaaaaaaaaagattctacAGGAAAGATGAGGAATAAGCGCAATAtacagcaagtaaatgtggGCAGAGTCTTACAGAGATGGAGCGTGAGCCTCGGATCATGTGACCTCAATCTCACTTCAGCTCAGAAATGTACTTtacaacacacacttttaataaATGTCAGAATCCACCTTTAGTGAGTGTTTTTATATGGATTTACAGCCATGTCCTGTGAGTCTGTCACATTCAGGTAAAAGTGCGGCTGCAGCTGCCGggtgaaggtcaaaggtcagaatGTCAGAAGGTCAGGACATTCTATTCCCAGAGTCTTCAGCCAAAGCTGCACAGATAATCACGGCTCAACTGTTCCGCGGCGACATATTCATGCCCTGccaacattttatgataataGGACGCGACGTTGTGTGTACGCTCTCTGACGTCACGTGTCCACTCTCTGACGTCACGTGTCCACTCTCTGACACCGTGTACGCTCTCTGGCGTCACGTGTCCGCTCTCTGACGTCACGTGTCCACTCTCTGACACCGTGTACGCTCTCTGGCGTCACGTGTCCGCTCTCTGGCGTCACGTGTCCGCTCTCTGGCGTCACGTGTCCACTCTCTGACACCGTGTACGCTCTCTGACACCGTGTCTCTCTGGCGTCATGTGTCCGCTCTCTGACACCATGTGTACACTCTCTGACACCATATATGCGCTCTCTGATGTCAGGTGTCCACTCTCTGGCGTGCGCTCTCTGACACCGTGTGCATGCTCTCCGACACCATGTATGGCTCTCTGACACCATGTATGCGCTCTCTGAATGCGCTCTCTGGCGCCGCTCTCTGGCCGCCCGTGTTAAGCTCTCTGACACCATGTGCGCTCTCTACACCGTGTACTCTCTGGCGCCCGTACGCTCTCTGACACCATGTGCGGCTCTCTGACACCATGTGTATGCGCTTTCTGGCCGCCGTGTGCGGCTCTCTGACACCATGTATGCGCTCTCTGCGCTCTCTGACACCATAATGCGCTCTCTGATGTACGCTCTCTGACATGTATGCGCTCTCTGACACTATGTGTTAGCTCTCTGTGCGGCTCTCTGACACCATGTGTGCGCTCTCTGATGCTATGGGCTCTCTGACACCATGTATGCTCTCTGATGTTGCGGCTCTCTCTGACACCGTGTCGCTCTCTGACACCATGTGTGCGGCTCTCTGATGCCGTGTGCGCTCTCTGACCCCGTGTACGCTCTCTGACACCATGTGTACGCTCTCTGATGTCGGGTGTCCACTCTCTGAATTCGTGTGTCCACTCTATGACACCATGTGTACACTCTCTGACGCCGTGTACGCTCTTTGACACCGTGTAcattctctctgtgtcactgaagtaaatctgaacaaaggatttaaatgccgaattaacaaaataagacatttgaacttggtgatggaggcagcattggatcaacaactcctgtgtgctgtgatgttaaaatcactgattttctctatgggctttggtcaggaaactgaagtttgtcaaccactcactctccctcaccaaaCCCCAGATattaaaccagtgattttaacatcacacacacgggagttgttgatccactgctgcctccatcaataagttcaaatgtgatatttagattgatctcagtgacacaaagtgaccacacgaggcagcagtgaaccagcagctcctgtgtccctgtgagctaaaatcactgattttctctatggggtttggtgtgggagagtgagtggttgacaaacttcagtttcctgtttgaaaagtctgtgtgagataaagacgtgaacatgtttttaaagatatcgtagattttattttaagtgatttttttttaaaaggtggtTTTGCAAAGTGactcaaaaataacatttatttcaaacaacTGATAGAGAGTAAAATATGAAGTATATTTACATACAATCACAAATGTAGTTATTTTGACAGAATACAGATAGTTAAAGCAATTTGTCAGCCGTCTACTTAAAAGCAGATACACATAAGCAGCTCGTGTTAATGTAAGTGTTTCTTTGGTTTTTCAGCtcagtgcgtgtgtgcgcgcacacatgtgtgtttttaggacTGATGAGAGAAGGCCTGCAGGAGCTCAGTGGGCAGAGTGAAGACCACGATGGACGAGCTGCTAGACACCGAGGACAGAGACTGCAGGTATCTGAGGTGGAAAGCCACGGGGGACAACCCTGATGCCGCGTCTGATAAAGCGTGAGACGCCTTCACTTCCCCTTCAGCTGCGATCAActtcaacacacagacacacacaaacagtttaaTTTACTACGCTCTCAATTCATTAATGGCAAAAATGTCCATGATGAGGCCTGAGGGTTATTAataaactacacacacaaatctaAAATAACTCaagggtctgtgtgtgtgtgtgtgtgagtgtgtgagtgtgtgtgtgtgtgtaccttggcTCTGGACGTCCTcacagcctcagcctcagcagaCAGACAGCGTTTAGACTCACAGGCAGCCTCATGTCCTTCAGCTCCACCCTCTGCACCTGAACGCCCCACACTCTGGTGGTGGTgtacagcgccacctgcaggacaaacacaggtacTATATCTTTACGGCctccatttaaaatgtctccTTGTCTGTCGGTCTCactgatgactccgcccaccctCATCCTCTGTAAAATGTATCTCCGCTGTGCCAGCACTTCCGTCAGCGTGTGCGCTCCGAGCGCCGCCCTCAGAGTGGTCTGGGCGAGCGTGTGCATGGCCTCGTCGCCGTCCTGCACACGCGTCACCCACAGAGACGGATCCACCACCCGGTAAAACATGACGGCGTCCACCTGTAACGAGACGCCGTCCGCTGTCAGCACCTGTGCTGACAAATAAACCAAGAACTCATGGAATCACAATCTTCAGGACATTCAACatttaacttttctttcttttgccttTTATACTTTTAGAATTATTTCACTTTATCTGCA
This genomic interval carries:
- the zgc:112408 gene encoding LOW QUALITY PROTEIN: stomatin (The sequence of the model RefSeq protein was modified relative to this genomic sequence to represent the inferred CDS: inserted 1 base in 1 codon) → MNRVGVVCEDAAEAAEQNKDGRRSDGVMDLLRGALTLLSAALIILTFPFTAWMCAKVVLEYERAVIFRLGRIVKGRPKGPGLFWFIPWLDNIQIVDLRTVSFNVQQQEVLTADGVSLQVDAVMFYRVVDPSLWVTRVQDGDEAMHTLAQTTLRAALGAHTLTEVLAQRRYILQRMRVALYTTTRVWGVQVQRVELKDMRLPVSLXRCLSAEAEAVRTSRAKLIAAEGEVKASHALSDAASGLSPVAFHLRYLQSLSSVSSSSSIVVFTLPTELLQAFSHQS